Proteins encoded within one genomic window of Bombina bombina isolate aBomBom1 chromosome 1, aBomBom1.pri, whole genome shotgun sequence:
- the LOC128654286 gene encoding sterile alpha motif domain-containing protein 9-like gives MDYKTIPLDDWTEVHVSEWLFSIRIKKEYVDKLIEEEVSGIVLKEIDEIFLKNMGMKQGPIQLLLRKRDELLTRCNAPATEPAVNIAQTSHSLQNVTEGSVLRKPVMDLLGTAEAMIVHSRTSQNTDQNPKSNINVQESENSLYQDNQNKQTDGNLKNICKLENKTQQVKAEPLYTSNFRPFDKEVMNFKYVKNQVLSPETGIIDMITPCHEYKSLLTAVKLDRVRLQSKFACEVIRFASACMNVRTNGTIHFGIMDSVEDKGWKHGQIVGIPVNDKDWYVDALDYIEKCFFSKEHQAVARFCIRPPKFIEVIEKDNNEQGFVIEVDIVVPSTSVKGKVFQVSLPKFNEKSNKVTQEKKTIYQRVGAKSEPVSEEDNVAFIQGLQDVDLRREKAESRVISEISAIENLRRKSVLLTRGKEYIDEEQWYILVANKCESNHLTYLNFLRPLNIFCVFDFDADSDKTGLCSKYNEHHATNNHALVNYSNESGMSISELRKSLGLFDQTSWIFCNGRNNFRGGDEPCDENNWIKTKKKYLKKAVSLICDELFPKGSFLVIFLLLSPVEKTIVEVFHEFYAEMGGMEDIICIAENRDHFEKWASLAQASCSMDVLEQKSIVGIQLSHIDATFQNMCPLPNSSKNLPVSSKGVCILETPAEERMHSLGILCVNECSDKNLDNLSKEDVKEIEATFYKGGKISWKHLWLAEQKKCGVFIERGACNKVQEILNGILHENTVRLPVARIKIFHQPGSGGSTVARQILWKNRKELRCAIVKSSNPYSTVSQHAVKLREYDEKNPNQCLPVLLLVEDCDEDYLDDLRHELSEAMTMKKIASSKPCFILMSCKRSNAPEELFRVSPLETVAVTHKLNAKEIDEFQSKANELEKEFSNIEFLITFVLMKHEFDEEYVTNFVQNVMEGIDHSAVVTRLMRYVALLNCYVQNSHISVSHCEAFLGLGAYTKDQHSIIRQQNFKSCLNQQAKLLFIELKESTTYISSIQIIHPLVAKEVLNQLSGTRLQSAIAKDLLEEKVLLQHRFGRDEFIKFLRDLFLRRHRKSRGDSVDSFFSPLIEHICEEEKGKETAINLLKAAYERFDKDPFFAQQLARLCYRHEQFEEAKKWAEIAKSQLPGVSFILDTEGQVYKKWFNVIMDKKNDHTPEEVIELIGIGLKSMECFRAAQKAATSEMDSLNNSSYIGEVDLGCRMLHLLSKQPFFSKSKDRESEELLSYLLTEYIPKEIEKPWFKLHYHLKGLYQNIYNALEWIADDVGYFQSDKIDGEETSKIEEHIHSPRKWLIRKTETFAKFFSSEHFLSCTDIGKESQLVRKMTIYKLGGGSTATILSLLSDSKDERSGKKLENIIALYPQDISQERLDDVDLINYIMCHISLGCVFPGSSKILSFEKLRDLCKRFVNPRRSFPPSAYLLIFLLFWPDEKFDKKPDANKDNFLTFALHTAKRLHEIRIKNVPVRKKRTNVLFFHGKGHGLQKIMHRSKIEKRIEAPLNERKMKWINLDVSEEEENHVHRLLKAVHGWTENGKVYAQGHCKNQKIEILPLNYSSVPHGNENVTFYLGFTFLGLVAYNIQLQK, from the coding sequence ATTATAAAACTATACCACTGGATGACTGGACAGAAGTCCATGTAAGCGAATGGCTGTTTTCAATACGGATAAAGAAGGAGTATGTTGATAAGCTAATTGAAGAAGAAGTATCTGGAATTGTGTTGAAAGAAATTGATGAAATATTTTTGAAGAATATGGGAATGAAGCAAGGTCCAATTCAGCTGTTGCTCAGAAAAAGAGATGAACTATTGACTAGGTGCAATGCTCCTGCAACAGAACCTGCTGTAAATATTGCACAAACCAGTCATTCTTTACAAAACGTTACAGAAGGTAGTGTGTTAAGAAAACCTGTGATGGATCTTCTAGGTACAGCTGAAGCAATGATTGTTCATTCCAGAACATCTCAAAATACTGACCAAAATCCAAAATCAAATATCAATGTTCAGGAATCTGAGAATTCTCTATACCAAGATAACCAAAATAAACAGACTGAtggaaatctaaaaaatatttgcaagcttgaaaataaaacacaacaagTGAAAGCAGAACCATTATACACAAGTAATTTTCGACCATTTGATAAGGAGGTTATGAATTTCAAATATGTAAAAAATCAAGTTCTTTCACCAGAAACTGGAATCATTGATATGATTACTCCTTGCCATGAATACAAATCACTTCTTACTGCTGTAAAACTGGATAGAGTTAGACTTCAGTCAAAATTTGCCTGTGAGGTTATAAGGTTTGCCTCTGCCTGCATGAATGTGAGAACAAATGGTACTATACATTTTGGTATCATGGACAGTGTGGAAGATAAAGGTTGGAAACATGGACAAATTGTTGGAATTCCAGTAAATGACAAGGATTGGTATGTTGATGCTCTGGATTATATtgagaaatgttttttttcaaaagagcaccAAGCTGTTGCTAGATTCTGTATTCGGCCACCAAAATTCATTGAAGTGATTGAAAAAGATAACAATGAGCAAGGATTTGTTATTGAAGttgacattgtggttccttcaactTCCGTAAAAGGAAAAGTGTTTCAAGTGAGTTTGCCAAAGTTTAATGAGAAAAGCAATAAggttacacaagaaaaaaaaacaatctatcaGAGAGTGGGTGCAAAATCGGAACCTGTCAGTGAGGAGGATAATGTTGCTTTTATTCAGGGCCTTCAAGATGTAGACTTAAGAAGGGAAAAGGCAGAATCAAGAGTCATTAGTGAAATAAGTGCTATTGAAAATCTTAGAAGGAAGTCTGTTCTCCTTACCCGAGGTAAAGAATATATAGATGAAGAGCAGTGGTACATACTTGTGGCAAATAAGTGTGAGAGTAATCATCTAACATATCTTAACTTTCTTAGGCCTTTAAATATTTTCTGTGTGTTTGACTTTGATGCAGACTCTGATAAAACTGGGCTGTGCTCAAAGTATAATGAGCACCATGCTACCAATAACCATGCATTGGTCAACTATTCAAATGAAAGTGGAATGAGTATAAGTGAACTTAGGAAATCCCTTGGCCTTTTTGATCAGACTAGCTGGATATTTTGCAATGGACGAAATAATTTTCGTGGAGGTGACGAGCCATGTGATGAAAACAATTGGATCAAGACTAAAAAAAAATACCTGAAAAAGGCAGTTTCTTTAATCTGTGATGAATTGTTTCCTAAGGGAagctttttagtaatttttttattactTTCACCAGTGGAAAAAACAATTGTTGAGGTTTTTCATGAATTTTATGCAGAAATGGGTGGCATGGAGGACATAATTTGCATTGCAGAAAACAGAGATCATTTTGAAAAATGGGCCAGCTTGGCCCAGGCTTCCTGCAGCATGGATGTTCTGGAACAGAAGAGCATTGTGGGTATACAGTTAAGTCATATTGATGCTACTTTTCAAAATATGTGCCCCTTACCAAATTCCAGTAAGAATCTTCCTGTTTCCTCAAAAGGTGTTTGTATTCTTGAAACTCCTGCAGAAGAAAGAATGCATTCCCTTGGCATACTGTGTGTTAATGAATGCAGTGATAAAAATctagataatttaagtaaagaaGATGTAAAGGAAATAGAGGCTACTTTTTATAAGGGTGGTAAAATCAGTTGGAAGCATCTATGGCTTGCGGAACAGAAGAAATGTGGTGTATTTATTGAGCGTGGAGCTTGTAATAAAGTCCAAGAGATATTAAATGGAATCCTTCATGAAAATACAGTTAGGCTTCCTGTGGCTAGGATAAAAATTTTCCATCAACCAGGTAGTGGGGGAAGCACAGTAGCTCGACAAATTTTGTGGAAAAATCGTAAGGAATTGAGGTGTGCCATAGTAAAGTCTTCCAATCCGTATTCTACAGTTAGTCAGCATGCTGTGAAACTTAGAGAGTATGATGAGAAAAACCCTAACCAGTGTCTGCCAGTTCTTCTTCTTGTTGAAGACTGTGATGAAGATTATCTTGATGATTTGAGACATGAATTAAGTGAAGCTATGACTATGAAAAAAATTGCTTCCTCAAAGCCTTGCTTCATTCTTATGAGCTGTAAACGATCAAATGCCCCAGAAGAGCTTTTTAGAGTATCACCGTTAGAAACAGTGGCAGTCACTCACAAGCTTAATGCAAAAGAAATAGATGAATTTCAATCAAAAGCTAATGAACTCGAAAAGGAATTTTCTAACATAGAATTTttaattacatttgttttaatgaaacatGAATTCGATGAAGAGTATGTGACTAATTTTGTGCAGAATGTCATGGAAGGCATTGACCACTCAGCAGTTGTAACACGTTTAATGAGATATGTTGCATTACTTAATTGTTATGTTCAAAATTCACACATTTCTGTATCACATTGTGAAGCATTTCTTGGTCTAGGAGCATATACAAAAGATCAGCATAGCATTATTCGACAGCAgaattttaaaagttgtttaaatcagcAGGCAAAGCTTTTATTTATTGAGCTGAAAGAATCTACAACTTACATATCCTCTATTCAAATTATTCACCCCTTAGTTGCCAAGGAAGTTTTAAACCAACTTTCTGGTACACGTCTCCAAAGTGCAATTGCAAAGGATCTGCTAGAGGAAAAGGTACTTCTGCAGCATAGATTTGGCAGAGATGAGTTCATAAAATTCCTTCGCGATTTGTTTTTACGACGTCATAGAAAGAGCAGAGGTGATAGCGTGGACAGCTTTTTTTCACCACTTATTGAGCATATTTGTGAGGAAGAAAAAGGCAAAGAGACTGCTATTAATCTTTTAAAAGCTGCCTATGAAAGATTTGACAAAGATCCCTTCTTTGCTCAACAACTTGCCAGGCTTTGCTATAGACACGAACAGTTTGAAGAAGCAAAAAAGTGGGCAGAAATTGCTAAATCACAGTTGCCTGgagtttcttttattttggatacagAAGGTCAAGTATATAAAAAATGGTTTAATGTGATAATGGACAAAAAAAATGACCATACGCCAGAAGAAGTTATAGAATTGATTGGTATTGGACTTAAATCCATGGAGTGTTTCAGAGCAGCGCAAAAAGCAGCAACATCTGAAATGGACAGCTTGAATAATTCTTCATACATTGGAGAAGTTGACCTTGGTTGTCGAATGTTGCATCTCCTTTCAAAACAGCCATTCTTTTCGAAAAGCAAAGACCGAGAGAGTGAAGAACTTTTAAGTTACCTTTTGACTGAATATATACCAAAGGAAATAGAAAAACCTTGGTTTAAACTTCATTATCATTTGAAAGGTTTGTACCAAAATATTTATAATGCTTTGGAGTGGATTGCTGATGATGTAGGTTATTTTCAGAGTGATAAAATTGATGGAGAAGAAACTAGCAAAATAGAAGAACACATTCATAGTCCAAGGAAATGGTTAATTAGAAAAACTGAGACATTTGCAAAGTTTTTCAGCTCTGAACATTTTCTTTCTTGCACTGATATAGGAAAAGAAAGTCAGTTAGTTAGAAAGATGACCATTTACAAACTTGGTGGAGGGAGTACAGCAACTATCCTTTCTTTGCTCTCGGATTCAAAAGATGAAAGATCGGGGAAAAAACTTGAAAATATAATAGCTCTTTATCCTCAAGATATATCACAAGAGCGACTAGATGATGTGGATCTCATCAACTATATCATGTGCCATATTTCATTAGGATGTGTGTTTCCTGGCTCTTCCAAAATTCTGTCCTTTGAGAAATTGCGTGACCTTTGTAAACGATTTGTGAACCCAAGGAGATCCTTCCCTCCAAGTGcctatcttttaatatttttacttttttggccTGATGAGAAGTTTGACAAAAAGCCAGATGCAAATAAAGACAACTTTTTAACATTTGCACTCCATACTGCAAAAAGACTGCATGAAATACGAATAAAAAATGTTCCTGTGCGGAAAAAAAGAACAAATGTGCTGTTTTTTCATGGCAAGGGGCACGGTCTTCAGAAGATTATGcacagaagtaaaatagaaaaacGGATTGAAGCTCCCTTAAATGAGCGGAAAATGAAGTGGATCAATTTAGATGTCTCAGAAGAAGAAGAGAACCATGTTCATAGGCTTCTAAAAGCTGTACATGGGTGGACAGAAAATGGGAAAGTGTATGCACAGGGCCACTGTAAGAACCAGAAAATTGAAATCCTACCATTGAACTATTCATCTGTGCCACATGGAAatgaaaatgttacattttatttgggttttacatttcttgggcttgttgctTATAACATACAGCTGCAAAAATAA